Proteins from a single region of Chryseobacterium sp. T16E-39:
- the dtd gene encoding D-aminoacyl-tRNA deacylase has translation MKVVVQRVSEAQVKVDGKIVGEINKGFMLLVGVDENDENTDADWLVQKILNLRIFGDKDEKLNLSIKDISGEILCISQFTLIADYKKGNRPSFIKAAKPDKAIPLFDYFKQEIAQSGLKTESGIFGADMKVSLTNDGPVTIVLDSQTKS, from the coding sequence GTGAAAGTAGTAGTACAAAGAGTTTCTGAAGCTCAAGTAAAAGTAGATGGAAAAATCGTAGGAGAAATTAACAAGGGATTTATGCTTCTTGTGGGTGTTGATGAAAATGATGAAAATACTGATGCAGATTGGTTGGTACAAAAAATCTTAAATCTTAGAATTTTTGGTGATAAGGATGAAAAACTCAATCTTTCCATAAAAGATATTTCAGGAGAAATTCTTTGCATCAGCCAATTTACTCTTATAGCAGATTATAAAAAGGGGAATCGTCCGTCTTTTATAAAAGCAGCAAAACCTGATAAGGCAATACCGCTTTTTGATTATTTTAAGCAAGAGATTGCTCAATCAGGCTTAAAAACAGAAAGTGGGATTTTTGGAGCGGATATGAAGGTTTCTCTGACCAATGATGGCCCTGTAACAATAGTATTAGACAGCCAAACAAAATCATAA